The Ensifer adhaerens genome contains a region encoding:
- a CDS encoding outer membrane protein: MRQSSKFSIWPSLTLLSFLGAHQSQAADFSAPDYQDPPAFSWSGAYVGAHGGLGFTGSPNPFADRNGVALGVQTGYNMQAGPGIVGAEIEGSYLGDTEHKVNGGKLKEKWRGAIKAKAGLTFDQTLVYGTAGYAMTNYKKGGDVRNDVGFKGGYLVGAGVEQAFAGGLSAKIEYNYIMTPDVRTNTASGSSEKDINSHVIKAGINMRF, translated from the coding sequence ATGCGGCAATCCAGCAAGTTTTCGATCTGGCCCAGTCTCACACTGCTAAGCTTCCTCGGCGCCCATCAGTCTCAGGCGGCCGATTTCTCCGCACCCGATTATCAGGATCCGCCGGCCTTCAGCTGGAGCGGCGCCTATGTCGGCGCGCATGGTGGCCTCGGCTTCACCGGCAGCCCCAACCCCTTCGCCGATCGCAATGGCGTCGCGCTCGGCGTCCAGACCGGCTACAACATGCAAGCCGGCCCTGGCATAGTCGGTGCCGAGATCGAGGGCTCCTACCTCGGCGACACCGAGCACAAGGTCAATGGCGGCAAGCTCAAGGAGAAATGGCGCGGCGCGATCAAGGCGAAAGCCGGCCTCACCTTCGACCAGACGCTCGTCTACGGAACGGCCGGCTATGCCATGACCAACTACAAGAAGGGCGGTGATGTTCGCAACGACGTCGGGTTCAAGGGCGGCTATCTCGTCGGCGCCGGCGTCGAACAGGCCTTTGCCGGCGGTCTCTCGGCCAAGATCGAGTACAATTACATCATGACGCCGGACGTCCGCACCAACACCGCCTCAGGTTCGAGTGAAAAGGACATCAACAGCCACGTCATCAAGGCCGGCATCAACATGCGCTTCTGA
- a CDS encoding sensor histidine kinase: MSKSSVNSLKKRLIWQILTFQVLLLMAVIAGFMALLTRADLGGKFLDADAASVAAGAIRSDPAGRLSLVDTPQLLAMRAESPDFWFVARNERGEMIRSGPVPDAYGSIGEHLDRIAFGDMRDSVEPYTLSSIVRSVTTESGTFTVLAGGGRLWSASFAVFLLANLLLLPIVLIVVLIPALAIPIIVRRAFAGLADMVDQAKKIDVDRRGARLSDHRVPGEVRPLVEAFNGALQRLDEGYERRQRFILDAAHELRTPVAILQTRLESMDAGPLRNRLLIDSNRIAGLAEQLLDLERIDRDGADFVSLDLVSLCRDVAADLAPLALSAGCELSFAPGVDQAFARGDAGAIERAVTNLVRNAIEHAGGVITIRVERGGVIEVTDEGPGIPERERERIFEPFHRLQPRDHGAGLGLHLVSEIIGRHKGHISVVDEPSGGACFRINLPAT; encoded by the coding sequence ATGAGCAAGTCATCTGTCAACTCGTTGAAGAAGCGCCTGATCTGGCAGATCCTCACCTTTCAGGTGCTGCTGTTGATGGCGGTCATCGCCGGCTTCATGGCATTACTGACCCGCGCCGATCTTGGCGGAAAGTTCCTCGATGCCGACGCCGCTTCGGTCGCAGCCGGAGCGATCCGGTCCGATCCCGCAGGTCGACTGTCGCTGGTCGACACGCCGCAATTACTCGCCATGCGGGCCGAGTCTCCGGACTTCTGGTTCGTCGCGAGGAACGAACGCGGCGAGATGATCCGCAGCGGGCCCGTGCCGGACGCCTATGGCAGCATTGGCGAACATCTGGATCGGATCGCTTTTGGCGATATGCGCGACAGCGTCGAGCCCTACACGCTCTCTTCGATCGTGCGTTCGGTGACCACGGAAAGCGGAACCTTTACGGTGCTCGCCGGCGGCGGCCGGCTGTGGAGCGCATCCTTCGCGGTCTTTCTGTTGGCAAATCTGCTGCTGCTTCCGATCGTGCTGATCGTGGTGCTGATCCCGGCCCTTGCCATCCCGATCATCGTCAGGCGCGCGTTTGCCGGCCTCGCCGACATGGTCGACCAGGCCAAGAAGATCGACGTCGATCGCCGTGGTGCCCGGTTGTCCGATCACCGGGTCCCCGGCGAAGTGCGTCCGCTGGTCGAGGCATTCAACGGGGCACTGCAGCGGCTGGACGAGGGTTATGAACGGCGACAGCGCTTCATACTGGATGCGGCGCATGAACTGAGGACCCCGGTCGCGATCCTGCAGACCCGGCTGGAAAGCATGGACGCTGGGCCGCTCAGAAACCGCCTGTTGATCGATTCCAACCGGATCGCCGGACTTGCCGAACAGCTTCTCGACCTCGAGCGGATCGATCGCGATGGCGCGGACTTCGTTTCGCTTGACCTGGTATCGCTCTGCCGCGACGTGGCCGCAGATCTCGCGCCGCTCGCGCTTTCGGCCGGTTGCGAACTTTCCTTCGCACCGGGCGTCGACCAGGCCTTCGCGCGCGGCGATGCCGGCGCCATCGAGCGCGCCGTCACCAACCTCGTGCGCAACGCCATCGAACATGCCGGCGGTGTCATAACCATCCGCGTCGAACGCGGCGGCGTGATTGAAGTCACCGATGAAGGTCCCGGCATTCCCGAACGCGAGCGTGAGCGGATTTTCGAGCCATTCCATCGCCTGCAGCCGCGCGACCATGGGGCCGGTCTCGGTCTGCATCTGGTGAGCGAAATCATCGGTCGCCACAAGGGCCATATCTCCGTCGTCGACGAGCCCTCCGGCGGCGCCTGCTTCCGCATCAATTTGCCTGCGACATAA